One window of the Cryptomeria japonica chromosome 7, Sugi_1.0, whole genome shotgun sequence genome contains the following:
- the LOC131039861 gene encoding G-type lectin S-receptor-like serine/threonine-protein kinase SD2-5, with protein MVIVSLVLWVWITRSRKAKHKQSRDESDDATNHFSLKLGGGGFGSVYEGVLSDGTKIAVKRLDRAGQGAKEFKAEVETLGNIHHLNLVRLKRLCAEKSHRMLVYEFLPNGSLDKWIFANDTDKKFLDLKTRSKIALHIARGLSYLHEQCQQRIIHLDIKPQNILLDENFNAKVSDFGLAKLIEGEQSEVITMIRGTPGYMAPELLNKHVSVKADVFSFGIMLVEIVCGKRRREISDDPLFSVLQNMGEGGRLSDLIDPVLEDEEMDAKGEAVKMLRLGMLCIQDDSTSRPTMSIVVKALEGMIELHSVPSTSSPSSDHPFPSTTKPDRLKLSYTSLSSVLSGRWSFVFISKSISQRKH; from the coding sequence ATGGTTATAGTGTCTCTCGTATTGTGGGTGTGGATAACGAGATCTAGAAAAGCTAAGCACAAGCAGAGCAGAGATGAAAGTGACGATGCTACAAATCATTTCTCTCTGAAGCTCGGCGGCGGGGGATTCGGTTCAGTTTATGAGGGTGTTCTTTCTGATGGCACAAAGATAGCAGTGAAGCGGCTTGACAGAGCAGGACAAGGAGCAAAAGAATTTAAGGCAGAAGTGGAAACGTTGGGGAACATTCATCATCTGAATTTGGTAAGGTTGAAACGCTTATGCGCAGAGAAGTCTCATCGAATGCTCGTCTATGAATTTCTACCAAATGGATCTCTGGACAAATGGATATTTGCCAACGATACCGataaaaaatttctcgacttgaAGACCAGATCCAAAATAGCTCTTCATATAGCACGGGGATTGAGCTACTTACATGAGCAGTGCCAACAACGAATTATACATCTGGATATCAAACCCCAAAACATTCTTCTGGATGAAAATTTTAACGCCAAGGTCTCGGATTTTGGGCTAGCAAAGCTGATCGAAGGAGAGCAAAGTGAAGTGATAACCATGATCAGAGGAACGCCAGGATATATGGCACCTGAGTTATTAAACAAACATGTTTCTGTGAAGGCagatgtcttcagctttggcatTATGTTGGTAGAAATTGTGTGTGGAAAGAGAAGACGAGAGATTTCAGATGACCCTTTGTTTTCAGTTTTACAGAATATGGGTGAAGGAGGCAGATTGTCAGATTTGATAGATCCAGTACTTGAAGATGAAGAGATGGACGCAAAGGGGGAGGCAGTGAAAATGTTGAGACTGGGGATGCTTTGTATACAGGATGATTCGACGAGCAGACCGACGATGTCAATTGTAGTCAAGGCATTGGAGGGTATGATCGAGTTGCACAGTGTCCCCTCTACTTCGTCGCCTTCTTCAGACCATCCATTTCCATCCACGACCAAACCTGATCGTTTGAAGCTTTCGTACACCTCTTTGTCTTCTGTATTGTCTGGAAGATGGTCCTTCGTTTTTATTTCCAAATCCATTTCTCAAAGAAAACATTAG